One window of the Rosa rugosa chromosome 3, drRosRugo1.1, whole genome shotgun sequence genome contains the following:
- the LOC133740615 gene encoding F-box/FBD/LRR-repeat protein At1g13570-like, whose translation MEMDRISSLPNDVTEKILSCLPLRDAVRTSVLSSKWRYKSAMLQDLEFDECSWRTSQYREYDDDDYQIHKTFVNMIDHVLLLHLVPIRKFKLACTADEVATRDIDRWMTHLSRNSIKELIIKLWLDHQYNIPFSVFSCQGLVHLELLDCLLKPPSTFKGFKSLKSLRLLHVDMAQDVFENLIRCSPLLERLTLLSCDGVTSLKIDAPNLQYLHVLGEFDVVNLDSASSITEAEIWMGIGNDEIGVPASWIPACSSSNLLMIFDHLPHIRRLKINRRFLEYLSLGALPEKLTNPCQHLKALSVDICFDDPDAIPTALCILRSSPALQELEIEVDPTEKLPRIHSIVEEVNSPCVNDNYNCTFSQLRLVKITEISGVKAELDFIRFLLLSSPVLERMTVTPRRFPEPSYVDGVPKLVKELLQFKRESKHAEIILLDP comes from the exons ATGGAGATGGATAGAATTAGCAGTTTACCAAATGATGTGACAGAAAAGATTTTGTCATGTTTGCCGCTTAGGGACGCTGTGAGGACAAGTGTTTTATCCAGCAAGTGGAGGTACAAGTCGGCCATGCTTCAAGATCTAGAATTTGATGAGTGTTCCTGGCGGACGAGCCAATATCGAgagtatgatgatgatgattatcAAATCCACAAAACCTTTGTGAACATGATTGATCATGTGCTCTTACTTCATCTTGTCCCCATACGCAAGTTCAAGCTAGCCTGTACTGCGGATGAGGTAGCCACTAGAGATATTGATCGATGGATGACCCATCTATCAAGAAACTCTATCAAAGAGTTGATAATTAAGCTTTGGCTAGACCATCAATACAACATTCCATTCTCTGTGTTTTCATGTCAAGGTCTTGTTCACTTGGAGTTACTCGACTGTTTGCTCAAACCTCCGTCAACATTCAAAGGGTTCAAGAGCTTGAAGAGTCTTCGACTCCTTCATGTCGACATGGCCCAAGAtgtgtttgaaaatttgattcgTTGCAGTCCTCTGCTCGAGAGATTAACATTGCTAAGTTGTGACGGTGTCACCAGTCTCAAAATTGATGCACCCAATCTCCAATATTTGCACGTTTTAGGAGAGTTTGATGTCGTTAACCTTGACAGTGCCTCAAGTATTACTGAGGCTGAAATTTGGATGGGCATCGGTAATGACGAAATAGGAGTTCCAGCCAGTTGGATTCCTGCCTGCAGTTCTAGCAATTTGCTCATGATCTTTGATCACCTACCTCATATTCGAAGACTTAAAATTAATAGGCGCTTTTTAGAG TATTTGTCTCTGGGCGCCTTGCCAGAAAAGCTCACTAATCCATGTCAACATCTGAAGGCTCTTTCTGTAGACATATGCTTCGATGATCCGGATGCAATTCCAACTGCTCTATGCATTCTGAGAAGCTCCCCTGCTCTACAAGAACTAGAAATTGAG GTGGATCCGACAGAGAAACTCCCAAGGATACACTCTATTGTCGAAGAAGTGAACTCTCCTTGTGTAAATGACAACTACAATTGCACATTTTCTCAACTGCGACTTGTGAAAATAACTGAGATCTCTGGTGTTAAAGCTGAACTAGATTTCATCAGATTTCTACTCTTAAGTTCACCTGTGCTTGAGAGAATGACTGTCACGCCTCGTAGATTTCCCGAGCCTTCTTATGTGGATGGTGTTCCGAAACTAGTAAAAGAGCTACTCCAGTTTAAACGTGAATCAAAGCATGCAGAGATAATTCTCCTGGACCCATAA
- the LOC133739799 gene encoding F-box/FBD/LRR-repeat protein At1g13570-like, whose product MELDRISSLPNDVTEKILSGLPLKEAVRTSILSRKWRYKSDMLQALVFDDECLETQSHPTFSFVNIVDHVLLLHKGPIHRFQLSFSGKLATRDIDRWIFHLSRNPVIKEMILENFEGDIYNIPSCLFSFKDIVHLELYRCLLNPPSTFKGFGSLKSLDLLLVTLAQDVFDNLIGCSPLLEILKLHRCDGFTNLKIDAPKLLFIYIVGDVEDFNLVDSSNLVDAFFYLQVIVDQRGNCCSSGNLLRFFDYQLPHIRRLTIKSNFLKYLSIGALPEKLPKPCQYLIFLSLDMNFDNPDEISTVLCLLRSSPALQELKIWVDPKKDQAAVGEVESCLYDNYNCAYTQLRLVEITKISGVKAQLDFIKSLLLSSPLLERMTVQPASLNGSFKLVKDLLLFKRDSKRAEIMVLDP is encoded by the exons ATGGAGTTGGATAGAATTAGCAGTTTACCAAATGATGTTACAGAAAAGATTTTGTCAGGTTTGCCACTTAAGGAGGCAGTAAGGACAAGTATTTTATCCAGAAAGTGGAGGTACAAATCGGACATGCTTCAAGCTCTAGTGTTTGATGATGAGTGTCTCGAGACTCAAAGTCATCCAACCTTCAGCTTTGTGAATATTGTTGATCATGTACTCTTACTCCATAAAGGTCCCATACACAGGTTCCAGCTTTCTTTCAGTGGTAAACTAGCCACTAGGGATATAGATCGATGGATTTTTCACCTATCCAGAAACCCTGTCATCAAAGAGATGATACTTGAGAATTTCGAAGGGGACATCTACAACATTCCAtcatgtttgttttcttttaaagatATCGTTCATTTAGAGTTATACAGGTGTTTGCTAAACCCTCCTTCCACATTCAAAGGCTTTGGCAGCTTGAAGAGCCTTGATCTTTTGTTAGTTACTTTGGCCCAAGATGTGTTTGACAACTTGATTGGTTGCAGTCCTCTGCTTGAGATATTGAAATTGCATAGATGTGATGGTTTCACCAATCTCAAAATTGATGCACCGAAGCTCCTGTTTATTTACATAGTAGGGGACGTTGAAGATTTTAACCTCGTGGATTCCTCAAATCTTGTggatgctttcttttatttgcaGGTCATTGTTGATCAAAGAGGGAATTGTTGTAGTTCTGGGAATTTGCTCAGGTTTTTTGATTACCAGCTGCCTCATATTCGAAGGCTCACAATAAAGAGCAACTTTCTAAAA TACTTGTCTATTGGTGCCTTGCCAGAGAAGCTCCCTAAACCATGCCAATatctcatttttctttctttagacATGAACTTCGACAATCCGGATGAAATTTCAACTGTCTTATGCCTTCTGAGAAGCTCTCCTGCTCTACAAGAACTGAAAATTTGG GTGGACCCTAAAAAGGATCAAGCTGCTGTGGGAGAAGTGGAATCTTGTTTATATGACAACTACAACTGTGCATATACTCAACTGCGGCTTGTGGAAATAACCAAGATCTCTGGTGTAAAAGCTCAACTAGATTTCATCAAATCTCTGCTTCTAAGTTCACCTTTGCTTGAGAGAATGACTGTTCAACCTGCATCTCTCAATGGTTCTTTTAAGCTCGTAAAAGATTTACTTCTGTTTAAGCGTGATTCAAAGCGTGCAGAGATAATGGTTTTGGACCCATAA